In the genome of Ostrinia nubilalis unplaced genomic scaffold, ilOstNubi1.1 SCAFFOLD_42, whole genome shotgun sequence, one region contains:
- the LOC135087513 gene encoding histone H2A, translating into MSGRGKGGKVKGKAKSRSNRAGLQFPVGRIHRLLRKGNYAERVGAGAPVYLAAVMEYLAAEVLELAGNAARDNKKTRIIPRHLQLAIRNDEELNKLLSGVTIAQGGVLPNIQAVLLPKKTEKKA; encoded by the coding sequence ATGTCGGGTCGCGGCAAGGGTGGCAAGGTCAAGGGAAAGGCAAAGTCCCGGTCCAACCGTGCCGGTCTCCAGTTCCCCGTCGGTCGTATCCACAGGCTTCTGCGTAAGGGCAATTACGCCGAGCGTGTCGGTGCCGGTGCGCCCGTGTACCTGGCCGCCGTCATGGAGTACCTGGCCGCTGAAGTGCTCGAGTTGGCCGGTAACGCGGCTCGTGACAACAAAAAGACCAGGATCATCCCGAGACATCTACAACTGGCGATACGCAACGACGAGGAATTGAACAAGCTCCTCTCCGGCGTCACCATCGCCCAGGGTGGTGTGCTGCCCAACATCCAGGCCGTGCTCTTGCCCAAGAAGACCGAGAAGAAGGCATAA